Proteins encoded by one window of Sus scrofa isolate TJ Tabasco breed Duroc chromosome 12, Sscrofa11.1, whole genome shotgun sequence:
- the SLC25A39 gene encoding solute carrier family 25 member 39 isoform X2, translating to MAEQDPGGISPLQQMVASGAGAVVTSLFMTPLDVVKVRLQSQRPSVASELMPPSRLWSLSYAKWKCFLYCNGVLEPLYLCPNGTRCATWFQDPTRFTGTVDAFVKIVRHEGTRTLWSGLPATLVMTVPATAVYFTAYDQLKAFLCGRALTSDLYAPMVAGALARLGTVTVISPLELVRTKLQAQHLSYRELGTCVRAAVAQGGWRSLWLGWGPTALRDVPFSALYWFNYELVKSWLTAFRPKDPTSVGISFVAGGISGTVAAILTLPFDVVKTQRQVALGAVEAVRVTPPRAISTWLLLQRIRAESGTRGLFAGFLPRIVKAAPSCAIMISTYEFGKSFFQRLNREQPLGP from the exons ATGGCCGAGCAGGACCCCGGGGGCATCAGCCCCCTCCAGCAAATGGTGGCATCAGGCGCTGGGGCTGTGGTCACCTCTCTCTTCA tgACCCCCCTGGATGTGGTGAAGGTCCGCCTGCAGTCTCAGCGCCCCTCGGTGGCCAGTG AGCTGATGCCTCCATCCAGACTCTGGAGCCTCTCCTACGCCAAAT GGAAGTGCTTCCTGTACTGCAATGGTGTCCTAGAGCCCCTGTACCTGTGCCCGAATGGTACTCGCTGTGCCACCTGGTTTCAGGACCCCACTCGCTTCACTGGCACCGTG GATGCCTTTGTGAAGATCGTGAGACACGAGGGCACCAGGACCCTGTGGAGTGGCCTCCCAGCCACCCT GGTGATGACTGTGCCAGCCACTGCCGTCTACTTCACCGCCTACGACCAACTCAAGGCCTTCCTGTGTGGGCGagccctgacctctgacctctatGCGCCCATGGTGGCTGGCGCCCTGGCCCGCC TGGGCACCGTGACTGTGATCAGTCCCTTGGAGCTGGTTCGAACAAAGCTGCAGGCTCAGCATCTGTCGTACCGGGAGCTGGGCACCTGCgtccgagctgctgtggctcagggcggCTGGCGCTCACTGTGGCTGGGCTGGGGTCCCACTGCCCTCCGCGATGTGCCCTTCTCAG CCCTGTATTGGTTCAACTACGAGCTGGTGAAGAGCTGGCTGACTGCGTTCAGGCCAAAGGACCCAACCTCCGTGGGCATCAGCTTTGTGGCTGGCGGCATCTCAGGGACG gtGGCGGCCATCCTGACTCTACCCTTCGACGTGGTGAAGACTCAACGCCAGGTCGCGCTTGGAGCGGTGGAGGCTGTGAGAG TGACGCCCCCGCGCGCCATCTCCACCTGGCTGCTGCTGCAGAGGATCCGGGCCGAGTCGGGCACCAGGGGGCTCTTTGCAG GCTTCCTCCCGAGGATCGTCAAGGCCGCCCCCTCCTGCGCCATCATGATCAGCACGTATGAGTTCGGCAAAAGCTTCTTCCAGAGGCTCAACCGGGAACAGCCTCTGGGCCCTTGA
- the SLC25A39 gene encoding solute carrier family 25 member 39 (The RefSeq protein has 1 substitution compared to this genomic sequence) has translation MAEQDPGGISPLQQMVASGAGAVVTSLFMTPLDVVKVRLQSQRPSVASELMPPSRLWSLSYAKLPSSLQSTGKCFLYCNGVLEPLYLCPNGTRCATWFQDPTRLTGTVDAFVKIVRHEGTRTLWSGLPATLVMTVPATAVYFTAYDQLKAFLCGRALTSDLYAPMVAGALARLGTVTVISPLELVRTKLQAQHLSYRELGTCVRAAVAQGGWRSLWLGWGPTALRDVPFSALYWFNYELVKSWLTAFRPKDPTSVGISFVAGGISGTVAAILTLPFDVVKTQRQVALGAVEAVRVTPPRAISTWLLLQRIRAESGTRGLFAGFLPRIVKAAPSCAIMISTYEFGKSFFQRLNREQPLGP, from the exons ATGGCCGAGCAGGACCCCGGGGGCATCAGCCCCCTCCAGCAAATGGTGGCATCAGGCGCTGGGGCTGTGGTCACCTCTCTCTTCA tgACCCCCCTGGATGTGGTGAAGGTCCGCCTGCAGTCTCAGCGCCCCTCGGTGGCCAGTG AGCTGATGCCTCCATCCAGACTCTGGAGCCTCTCCTACGCCAAAT tGCCCTCCTCTCTCCAATCCACAGGGAAGTGCTTCCTGTACTGCAATGGTGTCCTAGAGCCCCTGTACCTGTGCCCGAATGGTACTCGCTGTGCCACCTGGTTTCAGGACCCCACTCGCTTCACTGGCACCGTG GATGCCTTTGTGAAGATCGTGAGACACGAGGGCACCAGGACCCTGTGGAGTGGCCTCCCAGCCACCCT GGTGATGACTGTGCCAGCCACTGCCGTCTACTTCACCGCCTACGACCAACTCAAGGCCTTCCTGTGTGGGCGagccctgacctctgacctctatGCGCCCATGGTGGCTGGCGCCCTGGCCCGCC TGGGCACCGTGACTGTGATCAGTCCCTTGGAGCTGGTTCGAACAAAGCTGCAGGCTCAGCATCTGTCGTACCGGGAGCTGGGCACCTGCgtccgagctgctgtggctcagggcggCTGGCGCTCACTGTGGCTGGGCTGGGGTCCCACTGCCCTCCGCGATGTGCCCTTCTCAG CCCTGTATTGGTTCAACTACGAGCTGGTGAAGAGCTGGCTGACTGCGTTCAGGCCAAAGGACCCAACCTCCGTGGGCATCAGCTTTGTGGCTGGCGGCATCTCAGGGACG gtGGCGGCCATCCTGACTCTACCCTTCGACGTGGTGAAGACTCAACGCCAGGTCGCGCTTGGAGCGGTGGAGGCTGTGAGAG TGACGCCCCCGCGCGCCATCTCCACCTGGCTGCTGCTGCAGAGGATCCGGGCCGAGTCGGGCACCAGGGGGCTCTTTGCAG GCTTCCTCCCGAGGATCGTCAAGGCCGCCCCCTCCTGCGCCATCATGATCAGCACGTATGAGTTCGGCAAAAGCTTCTTCCAGAGGCTCAACCGGGAACAGCCTCTGGGCCCTTGA
- the SLC25A39 gene encoding solute carrier family 25 member 39 isoform X1 produces the protein MAEQDPGGISPLQQMVASGAGAVVTSLFMTPLDVVKVRLQSQRPSVASELMPPSRLWSLSYAKLPSSLQSTGKCFLYCNGVLEPLYLCPNGTRCATWFQDPTRFTGTVDAFVKIVRHEGTRTLWSGLPATLVMTVPATAVYFTAYDQLKAFLCGRALTSDLYAPMVAGALARLGTVTVISPLELVRTKLQAQHLSYRELGTCVRAAVAQGGWRSLWLGWGPTALRDVPFSALYWFNYELVKSWLTAFRPKDPTSVGISFVAGGISGTVAAILTLPFDVVKTQRQVALGAVEAVRVTPPRAISTWLLLQRIRAESGTRGLFAGFLPRIVKAAPSCAIMISTYEFGKSFFQRLNREQPLGP, from the exons ATGGCCGAGCAGGACCCCGGGGGCATCAGCCCCCTCCAGCAAATGGTGGCATCAGGCGCTGGGGCTGTGGTCACCTCTCTCTTCA tgACCCCCCTGGATGTGGTGAAGGTCCGCCTGCAGTCTCAGCGCCCCTCGGTGGCCAGTG AGCTGATGCCTCCATCCAGACTCTGGAGCCTCTCCTACGCCAAAT tGCCCTCCTCTCTCCAATCCACAGGGAAGTGCTTCCTGTACTGCAATGGTGTCCTAGAGCCCCTGTACCTGTGCCCGAATGGTACTCGCTGTGCCACCTGGTTTCAGGACCCCACTCGCTTCACTGGCACCGTG GATGCCTTTGTGAAGATCGTGAGACACGAGGGCACCAGGACCCTGTGGAGTGGCCTCCCAGCCACCCT GGTGATGACTGTGCCAGCCACTGCCGTCTACTTCACCGCCTACGACCAACTCAAGGCCTTCCTGTGTGGGCGagccctgacctctgacctctatGCGCCCATGGTGGCTGGCGCCCTGGCCCGCC TGGGCACCGTGACTGTGATCAGTCCCTTGGAGCTGGTTCGAACAAAGCTGCAGGCTCAGCATCTGTCGTACCGGGAGCTGGGCACCTGCgtccgagctgctgtggctcagggcggCTGGCGCTCACTGTGGCTGGGCTGGGGTCCCACTGCCCTCCGCGATGTGCCCTTCTCAG CCCTGTATTGGTTCAACTACGAGCTGGTGAAGAGCTGGCTGACTGCGTTCAGGCCAAAGGACCCAACCTCCGTGGGCATCAGCTTTGTGGCTGGCGGCATCTCAGGGACG gtGGCGGCCATCCTGACTCTACCCTTCGACGTGGTGAAGACTCAACGCCAGGTCGCGCTTGGAGCGGTGGAGGCTGTGAGAG TGACGCCCCCGCGCGCCATCTCCACCTGGCTGCTGCTGCAGAGGATCCGGGCCGAGTCGGGCACCAGGGGGCTCTTTGCAG GCTTCCTCCCGAGGATCGTCAAGGCCGCCCCCTCCTGCGCCATCATGATCAGCACGTATGAGTTCGGCAAAAGCTTCTTCCAGAGGCTCAACCGGGAACAGCCTCTGGGCCCTTGA